In the genome of Streptomyces racemochromogenes, one region contains:
- a CDS encoding ABC transporter ATP-binding protein produces the protein MRTQTNSLRGQSSTGSPGFALRLDGVVKEYGKSGRGVRALDGVSVGIERGSFTAVMGPSGSGKSTFLHCAAGLDKPSSGKAYIGDTELGGMNETQLTKLRRQRIGFVFQAFNLIPALSVRQNVELPLRLAGERLDPAWLEEILTRVGLGGRATHRPAELSGGQQQRVAIARALITRPDVIFGDEPTGALDTVTAKEILSLLRSCVDETGQTVVMVTHDPVAASYADTVLFLADGRIADRMNAPTADRVADRMTHLGAWA, from the coding sequence CCCCCGGGTTCGCGCTGCGCCTGGACGGGGTCGTGAAGGAGTACGGAAAGAGCGGGCGCGGCGTACGCGCCCTTGACGGGGTCTCGGTGGGCATCGAGCGCGGCTCGTTCACGGCCGTCATGGGACCCTCCGGTTCCGGAAAGTCGACCTTCCTGCACTGCGCGGCCGGCCTCGACAAGCCGTCCAGCGGCAAGGCCTACATCGGCGACACCGAACTCGGCGGGATGAACGAGACCCAGCTGACGAAGCTGCGCCGACAGCGCATCGGCTTCGTCTTCCAGGCCTTCAACCTCATCCCGGCCCTGTCGGTGCGCCAGAACGTGGAGCTCCCGCTGCGCCTGGCCGGCGAGCGCCTCGACCCGGCCTGGCTGGAGGAGATCCTCACCCGCGTGGGCCTGGGCGGCCGCGCCACCCACCGGCCCGCCGAACTCTCCGGCGGCCAGCAGCAGCGCGTCGCCATCGCCCGCGCTCTGATCACCCGCCCCGACGTCATCTTCGGCGACGAGCCCACCGGCGCCCTCGACACCGTCACCGCCAAGGAGATCCTCTCCCTGCTGCGGTCCTGCGTCGACGAGACCGGCCAGACCGTGGTCATGGTCACCCACGACCCGGTCGCCGCCTCCTACGCCGACACCGTCCTCTTCCTCGCCGACGGCCGCATCGCCGACCGGATGAACGCCCCCACCGCCGACCGCGTCGCCGACCGCATGACCCACCTGGGAGCGTGGGCCTGA